The Malus domestica chromosome 10, GDT2T_hap1 nucleotide sequence TATTTTTTTGAAGTTCTGTTCAATCTTGTTATGAACCTTTTCCTGAATATACGacgattttaattaatttaaaaagatTTCGTTGTGATATAAATGCTGAACAAAAGTACTGCCGATGATAGGAGTTTTGGTCTGTATGCTATATTGATATCAATATTGCATCCAACTCAACTCAACCTCTCTTTTCATGCTATGTTCTTTCACTGTGATTTCTTCCACGAGGAGTTGTGTTACAGCCAGTCACCCACACGCCTTGAATTGACCACACACTAGAATGGTAAAATCTCTCTAGCTTCAGTTAAGTGCTCAATCAGTTTGGCGACGGAGATCGAATATGATTGAAGTTGAGTCCATGCAATTTTATTAAAGTCTCATTCTTTGAGACGAGACTTAAAACCCAACATGTTAGACCAATGTCCAATTTAACAAGTTTAGTCCCAACATTTATAAGTTCACGGTATGATGGCTATGATAGTACCAAATATCTCAATTCTTAAACTTCAattaatccttttatttttgtgcaCACTTtaccagaaaaaaaaacacaaagtacATATACGAAGGAGAAGGAGTCCTTTGGAAGGACACCCACTTGACAGACACCCTTCAATCCCAGGAATCCCAGGATTTTTTTATTAGAATGTACTAtttacttgaaaattaaaagggcAGTAATCAAGAGAGGTAAGTACTCATTATTGTAGGACTTTCCCTTCCCCTCTCCAGCACCGCAGCACAGTTTCCATACAAACCCTGAAGAAACATTTCTTTATTTATAGCTACCATTTTGGGCGCCCACAGGTTTCTATCACATACACCTCGTATTTGTAGGGCATATCtcataaaaacatataatttttCCAAACTTAGGATCTCTGATACAGTGATAAATGCTATTACTCATTTGAATTACTTACTCTTTTGCTCCTTCAGCACCAAGACGACATTGTTATGGGATTATCGGTAacactaaatttttttatacaagtgaTATTATGAGAGTCAAACTAAATGCAGAACTTCGAATGCTGTGATAAactcttttaaattttaatcaacCGAGTTACAAACTCCTTGTTGCATGAACACTAAATTAGGAAAGAGCAAATGAAGGTGCCCAAATCGAATGACAggatttttgtttaaaattagaAGGATGGTATCCAAGGTTTTTAGCCTTCATATTCCCTGACACAAATTGCATTTTCAAGGGGCTAAGCATTCCCACGTGAGGTTGTAAGATTCTATGATGCTGCCCACTTACGATATATATTATGTGCACGTGTGCAGTACAACCCCATCTTTTTTATGCATCCACTTGGGACTCCCTAAGTCAAGACATACCTCAAATCAGCACTCCCTTGATTGCTAATTTTCATTAACTACAAAATTATAGAAACGATTAACTTAAACACGAAGATAAACCTGCCCCGGTTTGGATTAGGATTAATTAGTACTCCACGCTAACATGAAATGACACAAGAACACAACACGATACAACTCGATTTCCATCCTTATGTGCGcttgtagaatttgttcggattTAGGTTAAGAGTGTAATTAACATAGTCTACAAactatgtattattttttatatggtAATATAATATAGGAAAAGAGCATAGGATGCTCTCTAATCCAGCATTgctgaaaaattaattaattaattcacaACTGTTTTATATGTTAGTAcaattttgtttattaattaatattaattcaCAACTGTGAAGTGTGAACTGTGAATTGTCACCAAATTGTGAGATTCAAAgctccttttttattttataaataaataaacaaaaggtGAGGCCTTGTTGGATTCTtattaatgaaattttatggATTGTAATCAAACAATTTTCAAAAATGTAAACTTTCACATAAGAaaataaactgtttttttttttgtttaagaaaGGGGCTAATGGTATGATATAAGAGAAATTACAAAATAATGTTGCGAGGTCGAGAGACTTCAAAAATATCATACAATAATAACTGCTTACAAGAAGATGAAGTTTGCTCAAAATACATTGGACACAAAGCGTGAGAGAAGCTCAGTAACTCATCAGCAACACAATTTATCTCAAGATAAATATGCCGAATATTATATTCCCAATCATGCAATAACATCACACGATAATCATTTtggcaaagaaaaatgatctCTACACTGCTCTTTTCTTTTGTATATGTGCTTGTTTATGTTATTTGGgttttctttgatttattcGGTCTAAACCCTACATAAAGAAGAAAATGGATGTGCGAGAATCGCTTTAATACTGAAGTCcaacgagagggagagagagagagatgtgcaCGTGCAGTTGCATGTCTGCCCCCTCGCCAGTCGCCGCTCTACTTTTCCAATTTAGAAAACTGAAACAAAAACCAAGCACAAAAATAGCCCTAATCTTGCTTAAATATGTTAAACTTTATCTCAAGATTTTCTTCCGGCAGGACGCATTTTCTCTGAGAATTCTTTAGATGGTATTTTCCATTTAATATGATATTCTTACTGGTGTTCAAAGATTAttacatatttcatcatattgGTGTTCGTCCTAATCAATGATGGAGCTTCACTCTTGTGCCCCTCTGGTCAATTCTTCTGCACTGTGCGTTATAGAGGAAGGGATGAGAGGAGAGAGTGTCAATGTCGTCGTTGCTGAGGTTTCGGCCGAACTCGAGAGGGAGCGAAAGAAGAATGCAGAGCTCATGGAGAGGATACTATTTCTTGAAGCTCAATTAAAAGAACGAGAGGCTAAGCAGCCTCCTCATCCAGCAGATGGACAAGTAAGACCTTGACTTTTTTGGTAGCTTCTTTGCTTTTCAACGAATAGCGTTGTAGCGATGTTTGAGACCGCTCTGAAAACGGCTAAAAGCACTTTTTTTTACAACTAAAAGCACTTACGGTTTTGAATGATCATGTTTATGCCAACCTCTTAACATTTGACATCAGGGAAGTTCTTTGAATGCAATGATAAGAAGCTTCAAGAAGTTCAAGCGACAGAAGACAGAACTAGATAACAATGGAATCGAAGATGGAAATGTTATCCCAACCGAAatggattcgaagaagaagcatCGCACGCAATGCTTGGCTCTTAAAGATCAAATTCTGGAAGACCGTCTAGTCAACTGGATGAGCATGGAGGAAACTCAGTTTTTGCATCTAGAAAAAGGAGATGGCGGCGATTCAGTTGACTGCGATGACTCTGATGATGGCGATGACGACGATGATGATTACCGTGAAGAGGATTGTGTTAATAATGACTGTAAAGAAGGGGAAATAGCTGATAATGTTTCGAGAATTTGTAGTGAGCTGAAATGTGAAGTTGTTGATAAGGGATTGGACGCGCAATGTGAGAACGTTTTCACAGGTGGGAACGAGCCAGTGATTTCAAATGCAAACCAAGAAACGAATGAACCACCTGATACAGGACCAGTTTGTGATGAGATGCAACTTCGAacccaaaacaagaaaaaacctAGTGATTTTGGAAGTTACAAGGTGCCATCTGATACCCTTAATTTCAAGGAGTTTATTCGTGCAGGATCTGCAAGCACATCGCAACAGAAAAAACCTCCAAAGGTGGCATTCTGCCCGAAAGAAGTGAAGAGAATAATTGATTCAGAAGCCCTGCTGCAGAAAAATGCTCAATCCCACACAATAAGAAAGGTCATAGTTTTTGCATCAATTGGAATAAGGCATGGTTGCGAAGATATCTATGAATTAGACTTCAATCATTTTAGCATTTTAAGGAAGGGAGAGCCATACATGTCTACGAAAGATCCCGGGGTAAGGAAGTTAGTATTAGGATAAGTTTTGCATTTAAATAAGTTTTCGAGCTTAATCTTTCTTTGTTCATCAGCAAAAAagcaatttaatttttgttcctTACCAGGAGCATGTTCTGTATGAGAATCCTGGTGTTCGGAGGAAGGTATTTTACCCGAATCAACAGAATCCGACATTATGTCCTGTTAAAATACTCGAAGAAGAGAAGGCTATGCGACCATCGGATTCTAGCTGCCCATCATGGCTATTTCTCTGCATAAAGTATGGCGGAAGAACACGAAATCTTCCCCAAAATGAGTAAGTATTATTggagaaattaacttttaatttaCCGAGGTTTGCAGCTTAATTCAAAATTCTATCTGCATAAATGTGTTTCAGATATGTTAGGCAGCGTATGGGAAGAAACAAGCTGAAGTCTTTTGGGCCACTAATGTGTCGAATGGCAATGCTAGTTCATGTTCGCAGtgggagcttcttcttcaaggcCTTGGGCATCACTCTTCTTTTCATGGCTGGTTTTCCTGATGATCTTGTTCAACGAGAAACTAAATACCAGAACTTAGACTTGCTTCAGAAATATTATAGGTATTTCAATCTAATATACTAGTACGAAATGAATATTTCTGAAAAAAGGCTATTCGGATAGTTCTGTACCTCAATGTAATCTCTAATATAATTGAAGCACGacatgtttttccttgtaggacGGATGAGGATGCTGAAGGGGAGGAGTTATTTCTTCCACATCCTATGACTAGTGACACTGTAAGATCAACTTCCCAGTTCATAAATCTGAGCACATCCTAGTTTCGATTTAACTTCCCAGTTCATATATCTGAGCACTTCCTAGTTTGATTTGACATTGACAAATAAATTCGAGTTTCTGAAGACTGATCTTGTTTTCTCTCAGCAGGCCAGTCCAAGTTCTCAGCAGTTCTGTGGAAAATCTTGTTCAACAAAAACAAAGGCGAAAAAACAACCTCGCTCGAATAGGAAGCCTCACAATATGCAGATATCTCCATTCCCACGGACTACACTTCTGAGCTCTGCGCCTTCTACACAATTTGGACTGGTAGGCCATCAGACTTCTATTCTTCACACTCAAGCAATGGCAACATTATCGTCTCATACGCCATTAGATGCTCAACCAATCTCAAACGCTGTAATTGCGAATGCTGGTACGAATATCTCCTACTCTAGTCAAACACCGTATCACATTTTTCCCCCACAACCAGCTAACACCTTTGTGCCTATGGTATATTGGCCTCCCCCAAACACATTTTCTCCCGGACCCTATCAATCTACACATGGCTACCAGTCTTTTCCTTCTACCGGAAACTACTTCATTCATCCACAGCCCTATTACAACAATCCATCTTGCAGTCCCTTGAACCCCAAAATGGTGGAAGCAGCAGGAAAAAATGGTGCAGCCTCAGAGGAAGCTGATAGTGGCTACAATTGCAGTTCAAGCAGTATTGAACCAAAGAAGAATTAGAATATCTGTCTTCCTTGTAATTATCACAACTTCCTTATTCTTAATACAGGCTTTGTTCAATTCCGCTATCTTGTACTCAATGTAAGAAAATGAGCCTCTTTTCGGTTTTCATGGCAGATCTTGTCATCATTTTAACTCCGAAAATCCAGAACAGAACAACCAAGCACCAAGATTTTATGCAGGACAGGCTTACGAGGCAGCAAGTTCTAAGTGACGCCGCTGCCTCGTTAGCCTGCCCTGCAACCATGAACCAATACTCTGCGATTACCCAAGTATCATCAAGATTCTTACAATCCTTCTACGAGGCATGCCGATCGAAGTCAGATATCTTTCTCTTTCACTTGGGAAATCACACATCTTTGAATAAAAATCCAAATCTGCATGAACTAATCAGTGCATTTCCACCCAGTAACAATAACattttcaacacaaaagtttcatttGCACAATTACATTTCAATTCATAACCACGATGCCCTAGGACCCTATCGCAACCTGGTAGCCCTCCTTAGTCAGCTGACTCACCGAAATCAAACTCCGCTTCAAACCCGGGAGGTGCATCACATTGTGCAGCATCCACGGAGCCCCACTCAGTAACTTGACAAGCACGTC carries:
- the LOC103446865 gene encoding uncharacterized protein isoform X2, which encodes MMELHSCAPLVNSSALCVIEEGMRGESVNVVVAEVSAELERERKKNAELMERILFLEAQLKEREAKQPPHPADGQGSSLNAMIRSFKKFKRQKTELDNNGIEDGNVIPTEMDSKKKHRTQCLALKDQILEDRLVNWMSMEETQFLHLEKGDGGDSVDCDDSDDGDDDDDDYREEDCVNNDCKEGEIADNVSRICSELKCEVVDKGLDAQCENVFTGGNEPVISNANQETNEPPDTGPVCDEMQLRTQNKKKPSDFGSYKVPSDTLNFKEFIRAGSASTSQQKKPPKVAFCPKEVKRIIDSEALLQKNAQSHTIRKVIVFASIGIRHGCEDIYELDFNHFSILRKGEPYMSTKDPGEHVLYENPGVRRKVFYPNQQNPTLCPVKILEEEKAMRPSDSSCPSWLFLCIKYGGRTRNLPQNEYVRQRMGRNKLKSFGPLMCRMAMLVHVRSGSFFFKALGITLLFMAGFPDDLVQRETKYQNLDLLQKYYRTDEDAEGEELFLPHPMTSDTASPSSQQFCGKSCSTKTKAKKQPRSNRKPHNMQISPFPRTTLLSSAPSTQFGLVGHQTSILHTQAMATLSSHTPLDAQPISNAVIANAGTNISYSSQTPYHIFPPQPANTFVPMVYWPPPNTFSPGPYQSTHGYQSFPSTGNYFIHPQPYYNNPSCSPLNPKMVEAAGKNGAASEEADSGYNCSSSSIEPKKN
- the LOC103446865 gene encoding uncharacterized protein isoform X1 — translated: MMELHSCAPLVNSSALCVIEEGMRGESVNVVVAEVSAELERERKKNAELMERILFLEAQLKEREAKQPPHPADGQGSSLNAMIRSFKKFKRQKTELDNNGIEDGNVIPTEMDSKKKHRTQCLALKDQILEDRLVNWMSMEETQFLHLEKGDGGDSVDCDDSDDGDDDDDDYREEDCVNNDCKEGEIADNVSRICSELKCEVVDKGLDAQCENVFTGGNEPVISNANQETNEPPDTGPVCDEMQLRTQNKKKPSDFGSYKVPSDTLNFKEFIRAGSASTSQQKKPPKVAFCPKEVKRIIDSEALLQKNAQSHTIRKVIVFASIGIRHGCEDIYELDFNHFSILRKGEPYMSTKDPGEHVLYENPGVRRKVFYPNQQNPTLCPVKILEEEKAMRPSDSSCPSWLFLCIKYGGRTRNLPQNEYVRQRMGRNKLKSFGPLMCRMAMLVHVRSGSFFFKALGITLLFMAGFPDDLVQRETKYQNLDLLQKYYRTDEDAEGEELFLPHPMTSDTQASPSSQQFCGKSCSTKTKAKKQPRSNRKPHNMQISPFPRTTLLSSAPSTQFGLVGHQTSILHTQAMATLSSHTPLDAQPISNAVIANAGTNISYSSQTPYHIFPPQPANTFVPMVYWPPPNTFSPGPYQSTHGYQSFPSTGNYFIHPQPYYNNPSCSPLNPKMVEAAGKNGAASEEADSGYNCSSSSIEPKKN